The Bifidobacterium bifidum ATCC 29521 = JCM 1255 = DSM 20456 region ACGCCGGCATCTGCCTGCACATGCAGGTGCTCGCCGGCCGCGACCCCCACCACATCGCCGAAGCCGAATTCAAGGCGCTCGCGCGGGCGCTGCGCTTCGCGGTCGAGCCGGATCCGCGCATCCAGGGCCTGATCCCCAGCACGAAGGGCGCACTGTGATGAGCGGCAACGACGACAGGCACGGCGGAGACGACGGTTTCGACGACGACATCCATTTCAGCGACGAGGAACTTGAGGCCGCGCTGGACGGATTCGAGAAGGAATTCCGCGATTCGAACGCGGCTGCCGGCGAACCGGCGAACGACGCCGCGGCCGACAGCCCCGCAGACGATGCGGGGGCCGCGGATTCCGGTCAGGCACAGGAGGCCGACACCGCGGCCGCGTTCGACGACGAGCTGCAAGGGCTTCTGGGCAACAAGGCGAAGGCCGCCGTGCTGATTACGCGTGTCGCGTCCGCCCGCCTGCTCGCCGCGTTCTGCCAGCTGTCGGACGTGTCCGCCGACTGCATCGGATCGGAGGAAGGGGCCGTGGCCATCCTGCGCAACCTTGACGGCGACGGGCCCGAAGTCGCGGCACGCGACCTCACCATCGTCGTGTCGGGCATGTCGCTGGTGCTCGCCGTCAACCGTGCGGACAAGTTGGAGGCGACCGTCTATCTGCAAGGCAAGCCGGGGCAGACGATCGCCCCGCCGCTGCTGTTCACATCGACGGCGCCGTTCGTGGAGGATCTGCTGCTTGGCATCACCGACGAGGACGGCCTGATCGGCACCGGCATGAAAGTCGAACAGTCCGCGGATCTCGACCATGACCAGGCCATGGCCGTCATCGCGGAACACACGAAGTTCGGGCGCGGCTCGTCGCGCATTGAATAATCGGGCGGCCGGCGGTTGACGCCGCCCGTGCCCGTGCAGCCAAGGATTTTCAGACTGAAGGAGACGACATGACATCGGTGGTGGTATTCGACTATGGATTCGGCAACGTGCGTTCCATGGTGCGTGCGCTCGCCAATCTCGGCCTTGACACGACACTGACCTCCGACTACCGGCAGGCGCTTGAGGCGGACGGCATGGTCGTGCCCGGCGTCGGCGCGTTCGCCGCCTGCATGACCGGCCTGCGCGAGGTGTCGGGCGACCGCGTCATCCTCGACCGTCTGCGTGCCGGCCGCCCTGTGCTGGGCGTGTGCGTGGGCGAGCAGATCATGTTCGAGCGCGGCAACGAGCACGCAGACACCACCGAAGGACTTGGACTGATCGGCGGTACCGTCGATCTGCTGGATGCCGATGTCGTGCCGCACATGGGATGGGACACGGTCGAAGCGCCGTCCGGTTCCGCGCTGCTCGAAGGCGTGGAGAACGAACGGTTCTATTTTGTGCACTCCTACGCGGCGATGAGCGCCACCGCGAAGGATCTGAGCGCCGAGCAGGTCGATCTGGGCGGCGACGAGCATATCACGTGGTGCACGTATGGCCGCAGCAGATTCGTCGCCGCCTATGAGCGCGGCCCGCTGTCGGTCACCCAGTTCCACCCCGAGAAGTCCGCCGACGCCGGCAAACAGCTGCTGCGCAACTGGGTCGGCACGTTCTCGAAGTAGCCGGCTGAACGGCATGACCAGCCGGCGCGGCCGGGAACCCCGACTCACCCGGCAACGCGGACGGCGGGCCCCGAGCCTCAACGACTTCAACGATTCCAAAGGAGAACAACCATGTCACTCACATTGCTTCCCGCGGTCGACGTGCGCGACGGCAAGGCCGTGCGCCTGCGCCAGGGCGAATCCGGCTCAGAGACCGACTACGGCAGCCCGCTCGAAGCGGCCCGCACGTGGGTCGAGGCCGGCGCCGAGTGGATTCATCTCGTCGATCTGGATGCGGCGTTCGGCACGGGGAACAACCGCGCGCAGCTGCGTGAGATTGTTCATGAGCTCGGCGACAAGGTCAACATCGAGATGTCCGGCGGCGTGCGTGACGACGACTCGCTGTCCGCCGCGCTGGAGGCCGGAGCGGCCCGCGTGAACATCGGCACCGCCGCGTTGGAGAACCCCGAATGGACCGCCTCGGTCATCAAGCGGTACGGCGACCGCGTCGCCATCGGACTTGACGTGCGCGGCCACACGCTCGCCGCCCGCGGATGGGTCAAGGAGGGTGGCGACCTGT contains the following coding sequences:
- the hisH gene encoding imidazole glycerol phosphate synthase subunit HisH, coding for MTSVVVFDYGFGNVRSMVRALANLGLDTTLTSDYRQALEADGMVVPGVGAFAACMTGLREVSGDRVILDRLRAGRPVLGVCVGEQIMFERGNEHADTTEGLGLIGGTVDLLDADVVPHMGWDTVEAPSGSALLEGVENERFYFVHSYAAMSATAKDLSAEQVDLGGDEHITWCTYGRSRFVAAYERGPLSVTQFHPEKSADAGKQLLRNWVGTFSK
- the priA gene encoding bifunctional 1-(5-phosphoribosyl)-5-((5-phosphoribosylamino)methylideneamino)imidazole-4-carboxamide isomerase/phosphoribosylanthranilate isomerase PriA, encoding MSLTLLPAVDVRDGKAVRLRQGESGSETDYGSPLEAARTWVEAGAEWIHLVDLDAAFGTGNNRAQLREIVHELGDKVNIEMSGGVRDDDSLSAALEAGAARVNIGTAALENPEWTASVIKRYGDRVAIGLDVRGHTLAARGWVKEGGDLFETMKFLDSVGCSRYVVTDVARDGMMSGPNIDLLREVAERTDAKVTASGGISKLDDLRDIKILADFGVDSAILGKSLYARAFTLEEALEVAR